The segment TTTCCTTTAAATGTAAACGTTTTTTAGAGTCAAAGTCTCACTGTAAGTTTTCTCATTTTTCAGATTCGAAAGCGCAAATTGGAAAAAGCAGACATCTTGGAGCTCACTGTGAAGCACATCAGGAACCTCCAGAAGATCCAGAGATGTAAGTTAGAATCCCAttagtacatgtgtgtgtgtgaaatattaaGGATCAACGCATGATGTAACTTTACGCACAACTTTACGCACAGAGTGTGTTTCTTACCTGGCGTCTTTTCGTTGCTTTCAGGCACCACAGCGGTTTCAGAGCTCTCCGAGTACCAGACCGGCTTCCGCAGCTGTCTGGCAAACGTCAACCAATACTTAGTGATGGCAGATAAGTTGAATGGGAGCGACCGCTGGAGGTTATCGCAGCTTTCCGACAGACTGGGCGCCTCTGGGAGAGCGGTGGATGTTtccagcaccacggacagcggcCTGGATGCTCTCTCACCGGCAGCTGGAACTGAGCAGAGGAAAGCGGCCAGGACTGACGCTGCGACACGTCACGGCGCAAACACAAGCAAGGACGCACGGCAGGCATCACAAGCTGGTCTTCTATCCGCGCACAACactaatgacacaaaaaaacacaaaaagtcagACTGCGTCAGTCACAGGAACGAAGCTGGAAACACGCAGCACAGCGTGTGGCGGCCTTGGTAGTGATGACGTCATAGCTTGATTGAATGTTTATAATTGCACTATAGATTTACACGTTATGCTATTACTTATAGGTTATACTGTATATGCATTATTTTCTTAATAAAAAGGATGAGAATCTATGTTGTCGTCTGAGCATTTAACTTGGGTGAAAAAGAGTCATCTCTGTAGAAAACAGAGGAGTTTTAAGTGAATGTGGCCCCGAAACATGAATGACCGATGGCACCACGTTACCAAGGCTGTTGTTACTATAGCAATATGTGAAATTGAGATTTCTTTGCTAGAATTTCCGAGCATATGcatctattattttttttaaaataataataatttccatGCTTTAAACTAATGATCTTTTACATTGGGGCACAATTAAGAAATGATTTTATGGAGCTGACATCTGCGCATAAGCAGAACCAGGAGAAGTGCTCTTTGACTGTCATCTCCTCCATTATTCTCTAGTTTCACACATAAGTACCGAAACAGTGGCGGCCAAATGGGACGCTTGTCGGACAGCAGGACAATTTTCTGCTGCCGGCTGCAAATTAGGCTGAACGCATCCTCTTTTGTTGGTGCCCATACTCTCTACAAGACATGTGGAGACGGAGtcttgaggggaaaaaaaagtttagcTCCAGACTTTTACGCGTTTACTCTCTTTCATAATACCTATGAAAGTTTCCACATTCTTCCACAATTTCCATTGTTtgttattaaattaaaatctCACATTTATCTTCTGCGCACGTAAACAAACATACACGAAACTTCTGCATTGAATCCAACAGTCTGAAGCAGGGTTATACTGCACTGCGCCtcatcagctgctctgtgttttgatTGGAAAAGACAGATTTATATGTGCAATGCAACACAATCCAACCAGTAACGAAGTCACAGCCTGGAGTAAACAGGAGCACTTTGTGGATATCCCATTTTCATATGCTGCTGCAGTATAGCTGCAGAATTTTACGCCACTGACACTGCATGTTATCTGTGTTGTGTATAACACACTGAATGCATTTGCTGCACTGCACTTGCAGTTCCACTGCGGTTCTGTTGCGCATCAGTCAGCTGAACAGTTTTCTTCCGCTCTGTCATAAAGTGTCTCTCCATTCATGAGGAGCAGCGCTGGAAAGCACGGCACCTTGCAGCGAGGAGAATTGCGGAAACGCCCACAGCGCTTTCAGATGGCGCATTCTGAAAAGACGCTGCTGTCTCGTAGGAGAGTTGTTGAGAGCTGTTCCTGAGTGTACACTCGGGACAAAAAGTTTTTTTACTTTGGGCCACAGAAGTAACAACTCAACTCTCTGAAGTCTGTGTTATTCCAGCTGTTTTTGTCTGCTCCGGTTATCTCATAATCCATATGTAAATCTTCTTAACTCTCTCCTCACAAAGTCAAAGCTGCTCATTTA is part of the Parambassis ranga chromosome 7, fParRan2.1, whole genome shotgun sequence genome and harbors:
- the her3 gene encoding LOW QUALITY PROTEIN: hairy-related 3 (The sequence of the model RefSeq protein was modified relative to this genomic sequence to represent the inferred CDS: inserted 2 bases in 1 codon; deleted 1 base in 1 codon), whose protein sequence is MLSGCLYISPLGSTRSFVNQRGEEINFKESKNKGLKXMVATTECGEKSKLTPGNKVSKPLMEKKRRARINHSLDQLKSLLENYYSSSIRKRKLEKADILELTVKHIRNLQKIQRCTTAVSELSEYQTGFRSCLANVNQYLVMADKLNGSDRWRLSQLSDRLGASGRAVDVSSTTDSGLDALSPAAGTEQRKAARTDAATRHGANTSKDARQASQAGLLSAHNTNDTKKHKKSDCVSHRNEAGNTQHSVWRPW